Proteins encoded in a region of the Mariprofundus ferrinatatus genome:
- a CDS encoding diguanylate cyclase translates to MTYSLLTGQGYSENIEPDEDHPVLVFESGAHAVYWLGIVEDTAFRCNAYLIRNGDAAILVDPGGINAFDQVCTRVSHILPPGKITGMILCHQDPDVAGSMVRWLAINPAMQVYSTPRTHVLLPHYGKSDYLAYDVEKNPRFRLPDGRELLFIPAPFLHFPGAFVTYDTASGLLFSGDIWAALDTDWHLVAESFDAHVPKLNLFHKDYMASNRATRGFVANISHLEINGILPQHGSLICSHHVDAALEYLETLQCGIDLTYSTESSHEESVSDAVGDIETEFEAEPEASNEQFGDEADYAQASMLETLNKRVRLLQEALSQSERLAALRERAVRDLKLAERKLQESSLRLSEAQAIAHIGNWEWDIVRNELRWSDEIYRIFGLKPQSFDATYEAFIGSVHPDDRQMVQDTVQLALDEMEPYSIDHRIVWPDGTVRIVHEQGQVQYDESNKPLRMIGVVQDISERKQGEETLRRSNLLIKCIEQLQSRFISHGDDPVTLYRDFLGDLLTLTDSEYGFFGEVLADPGERPYLKVFALSNHVWDDESQALYDAVREKGFEFRNLNTLIGRVISSGQPVITGDPASDPRRGGMPRGHPPIHTFAGIPVYYGDRLVGEVGLANREGGFDQQLLDYMAPVIMACGQIIIARQEQVARRAAEKALEKLASMDGLLHIPNRRSFDEYLHHEWRRAMRYQTPVSLFMIDIDHFKRYNDSYGHQAGDDCLIKVAKLIQESLRRPTDMVARYGGEEFVCIMPDTSLDGAVPVAKAIMHGLQMKKMTHESSPVARRVTVSIGVATIVPGKDVVASDLVKLADRYLYQAKSSGRNRIVTEKDTITL, encoded by the coding sequence GTGACTTACAGTCTGCTGACAGGCCAAGGCTACTCCGAAAACATCGAACCGGACGAAGATCATCCTGTTCTTGTTTTTGAGTCGGGTGCACATGCGGTTTACTGGCTGGGTATCGTTGAAGATACAGCTTTCCGCTGCAATGCATATCTGATCCGAAACGGTGATGCGGCCATTCTGGTCGATCCGGGTGGAATCAACGCATTCGATCAGGTCTGTACGCGTGTAAGCCACATTTTACCTCCGGGCAAAATCACCGGCATGATTCTCTGTCACCAGGACCCTGATGTGGCAGGCTCCATGGTGAGGTGGCTTGCCATCAATCCAGCAATGCAGGTTTATTCCACGCCACGAACACATGTGCTGCTTCCTCATTACGGGAAAAGTGACTATCTGGCATATGATGTCGAAAAGAACCCTCGCTTCCGTCTTCCCGATGGCAGGGAGCTGCTATTTATTCCTGCTCCATTTCTTCACTTTCCGGGCGCTTTTGTTACCTATGATACTGCTTCGGGGCTGCTTTTTTCAGGGGACATCTGGGCTGCACTTGATACTGACTGGCACCTTGTTGCGGAATCCTTCGATGCACATGTGCCCAAGCTGAATCTGTTCCACAAGGATTATATGGCATCCAACAGGGCCACCCGTGGTTTTGTAGCCAATATATCCCACCTGGAGATTAATGGCATACTGCCACAGCACGGCTCACTGATCTGCAGTCATCACGTCGATGCTGCACTTGAGTATCTGGAAACTCTTCAATGTGGCATTGACCTGACATACTCAACTGAGTCTTCCCATGAAGAGTCAGTGTCAGATGCTGTTGGGGATATTGAGACTGAATTCGAAGCAGAACCAGAAGCATCAAATGAGCAGTTCGGTGATGAAGCTGATTATGCTCAGGCGAGTATGCTTGAGACCCTGAACAAGAGGGTCAGGCTTTTGCAGGAGGCACTCAGTCAGTCGGAACGGCTTGCTGCCCTCAGGGAGCGAGCTGTGCGTGATCTGAAGCTTGCAGAGCGGAAATTGCAGGAGAGTTCCTTGCGCCTTTCCGAGGCGCAGGCCATTGCACATATCGGCAACTGGGAATGGGATATCGTTCGTAACGAGCTTCGCTGGTCCGATGAGATTTATAGAATCTTCGGCCTTAAACCTCAGTCGTTTGATGCTACCTACGAGGCGTTTATAGGCTCAGTCCATCCTGATGATCGTCAGATGGTTCAGGATACGGTTCAGCTTGCACTGGATGAGATGGAGCCCTATAGCATAGATCACCGGATTGTCTGGCCAGACGGAACTGTGCGCATCGTGCATGAGCAGGGGCAGGTGCAATATGATGAGAGCAACAAGCCGCTTCGTATGATCGGGGTGGTGCAGGACATCAGTGAGCGCAAACAGGGCGAGGAGACGTTGCGTCGAAGCAATCTGCTGATTAAGTGTATTGAGCAGTTGCAATCGAGATTCATTTCGCATGGGGATGATCCGGTTACGCTTTACAGGGATTTTCTCGGCGATTTACTGACATTGACCGATAGTGAATACGGTTTTTTTGGCGAAGTGTTGGCTGACCCGGGAGAGCGACCATATCTAAAGGTGTTTGCGCTGAGTAATCATGTTTGGGATGATGAGAGTCAGGCACTTTATGATGCTGTTCGTGAAAAGGGGTTTGAATTCCGCAACCTGAATACGCTAATTGGTCGTGTGATCTCAAGTGGTCAGCCGGTCATTACCGGTGATCCTGCAAGTGATCCTCGTCGTGGTGGCATGCCCAGGGGGCACCCTCCGATTCATACGTTTGCCGGCATCCCTGTCTATTACGGAGATCGTCTTGTTGGTGAGGTCGGTTTGGCGAATCGTGAGGGTGGCTTTGATCAGCAACTGCTGGATTATATGGCGCCGGTTATTATGGCGTGTGGGCAGATTATTATAGCACGACAGGAGCAAGTGGCCAGGCGGGCCGCAGAGAAGGCGCTGGAAAAACTGGCAAGCATGGATGGCCTGCTGCATATCCCCAACCGAAGAAGCTTCGATGAGTATTTGCATCATGAGTGGAGAAGGGCCATGCGCTATCAAACACCGGTTTCTCTTTTCATGATCGATATAGATCACTTTAAACGCTATAACGACAGCTATGGTCATCAGGCTGGTGACGACTGCCTGATTAAAGTCGCCAAACTGATTCAGGAAAGCCTGCGCCGACCGACCGATATGGTTGCCCGATATGGTGGCGAAGAGTTTGTCTGTATTATGCCGGACACCTCCCTTGATGGAGCAGTTCCTGTCGCTAAGGCCATCATGCATGGCTTGCAGATGAAAAAAATGACTCACGAATCTTCACCTGTCGCTAGGCGTGTCACGGTGAGTATTGGCGTGGCCACAATAGTTCCTGGCAAGGATGTCGTGGCCTCAGACCTGGTTAAGCTGGCGGACAGATACCTCTATCAGGCCAAATCGTCTGGAAGAAACCGCATTGTCACCGAAAAAGATACCATTACATTGTAA
- a CDS encoding RT0821/Lpp0805 family surface protein, with the protein MKKMLSLMLMTLFMMPVSGCSSYSERQQAGAVMGGALGGVLGSNVGRGEGRTAAIIAGTLLGAVIGSEIGSYMDKTDELQAQRALEMNRDMQASQWRNPNTGADFSTMPTSTYQQPSGQYCREYQTDIVVNGRKEVGYGTACRQPDGSWSISR; encoded by the coding sequence ATGAAAAAGATGCTATCTCTGATGTTGATGACGCTGTTCATGATGCCTGTATCAGGTTGCTCCAGCTACAGCGAGAGACAGCAGGCGGGAGCAGTCATGGGTGGTGCACTTGGCGGCGTATTGGGTTCCAATGTCGGGCGCGGTGAAGGTCGGACAGCTGCCATTATTGCCGGAACCCTTCTCGGTGCAGTGATTGGTAGCGAAATCGGAAGCTACATGGACAAGACTGATGAACTTCAGGCACAGCGTGCGCTTGAGATGAATCGTGACATGCAGGCCAGTCAGTGGCGCAACCCTAATACAGGCGCCGATTTCTCGACAATGCCGACCAGCACCTATCAGCAGCCATCAGGCCAGTACTGCCGTGAATACCAGACGGATATTGTTGTTAATGGCAGGAAAGAGGTGGGCTACGGCACCGCTTGCCGTCAACCCGATGGCAGCTGGAGTATCAGCCGATAA
- a CDS encoding NYN domain-containing protein — MSDKNNTRSMALFCDFENVALGVQDAKYSAFDIQKVMERLLLKGNIVVKKAYCDWERYKKFKAPMHEASFELIEIPHVRQSGKNSADIRMVVDALDLCYTKAHVDTFVIISGDSDFSPLVSKLRENDKVVIGVGVKNSTSDLLTSNCDEFIYYDDLVRDSESKGKSRRRRSSTKPKSKSASADVDADTLKQEGIDLVMATVEDLFKERGEEEKVWGSMVKQTLKRRQPGFSEGYHGFKSFGQLLDEAQSRGLLELELDEKSGGYIIKSFSQEE; from the coding sequence ATGAGTGATAAAAACAATACCCGTAGCATGGCACTGTTCTGTGATTTCGAAAATGTCGCCCTCGGAGTGCAGGATGCCAAATATTCAGCATTTGATATCCAGAAGGTGATGGAGCGACTTCTGCTTAAGGGCAACATCGTCGTCAAGAAGGCCTATTGTGACTGGGAGCGCTACAAGAAATTCAAGGCGCCGATGCACGAAGCCTCATTTGAACTGATCGAAATTCCGCATGTACGTCAGAGCGGCAAGAACTCAGCCGACATACGCATGGTCGTGGATGCGCTCGACCTCTGCTACACCAAAGCACATGTCGATACCTTCGTTATTATCAGTGGTGACTCCGACTTTTCACCGCTGGTCTCCAAGCTGCGAGAAAATGACAAGGTGGTGATCGGCGTCGGCGTGAAAAACTCCACCTCTGATCTGCTCACTTCAAACTGCGACGAATTCATCTATTACGACGACCTGGTTCGCGACTCGGAGAGCAAAGGGAAGTCCAGGCGCAGGCGCTCCTCCACCAAACCGAAGAGCAAAAGTGCAAGTGCAGATGTGGATGCTGATACCCTGAAGCAGGAGGGCATCGATCTGGTCATGGCAACAGTGGAAGACCTCTTCAAGGAGCGCGGCGAAGAGGAGAAGGTGTGGGGATCGATGGTCAAACAGACACTTAAACGTCGCCAGCCCGGCTTCTCAGAGGGTTACCACGGCTTTAAGAGCTTTGGCCAACTACTCGACGAGGCTCAGTCGCGCGGCCTGCTTGAGCTTGAACTGGATGAAAAATCTGGCGGTTACATTATCAAAAGCTTCTCGCAAGAGGAGTAG
- a CDS encoding S1 RNA-binding domain-containing protein, with translation MTDIGRLNSLKVVKELDFGVYLDGGELGEILMPIRYVPVPCHVGDDLEVFIYRDSEDRLIATTERPMAMVGEFALLKVVEVTRMGAFLDWGLPKDLLVPFSEQKPRMEEGKSYVVRIYIDEDSDRIVASALLDDFLYRESEGELEAGEEVSLFIANKSDLGYQVIVNNTYWGLLHNNEVARPLRRGQRMQGYIKNIREDGRIDLCLHLRASEKTDDISQLILRELRKSEGFIPVTDKSSPDEIEARFHISKKMYKKAVGSLYKKKQITIEADGIRLLKAWATK, from the coding sequence ATGACGGATATCGGTCGCCTTAACAGCCTGAAAGTGGTCAAAGAGCTTGATTTCGGTGTCTATCTCGATGGCGGCGAGTTGGGCGAGATTCTGATGCCGATCCGTTATGTTCCGGTTCCATGTCATGTCGGTGATGACCTTGAAGTGTTCATCTACCGCGACTCTGAGGATCGCCTGATTGCCACCACGGAAAGGCCAATGGCCATGGTTGGTGAATTCGCACTGTTGAAAGTGGTGGAAGTCACTCGAATGGGGGCGTTCCTTGACTGGGGACTGCCGAAAGATCTGCTGGTGCCATTCTCGGAACAGAAACCACGTATGGAAGAGGGAAAATCCTATGTGGTCCGCATCTATATCGATGAGGATAGTGATCGCATCGTCGCTTCCGCCCTGCTCGATGATTTTCTCTACCGCGAATCAGAAGGTGAGCTTGAGGCAGGTGAAGAGGTATCTCTTTTTATCGCCAACAAAAGTGACCTCGGTTATCAGGTGATCGTCAACAACACCTACTGGGGACTTCTGCACAATAACGAGGTGGCGCGACCGCTGCGTCGTGGCCAGCGCATGCAGGGGTATATTAAAAACATCCGTGAGGATGGGCGTATTGATCTCTGCCTGCACCTGAGGGCATCCGAAAAGACCGATGATATTTCGCAACTAATCCTGCGCGAATTAAGAAAGAGCGAAGGCTTCATCCCTGTCACCGACAAAAGTTCGCCGGATGAGATCGAGGCGCGCTTCCATATCAGTAAGAAGATGTACAAAAAAGCGGTCGGCTCGCTCTACAAAAAGAAGCAGATCACCATTGAAGCGGATGGCATTCGTCTGCTCAAAGCCTGGGCCACCAAGTAA
- a CDS encoding RNA methyltransferase: MSDSGSEIAVALVHHPVLTRSGETGTTAITSIDVHDFARSCAFYDIAPVYLVHPADGMHALIHDMTDYYLNGAGGERNPARREVLQAVRCVKSLADIEGLGEYKLWYTSATPPEGAIVDPADIPKMGGKHLIVFGTGWGLDAEKMPDANGWLSPIEGIGKVRHLSVRAALAIYLDRLGKR, from the coding sequence ATGTCTGACTCCGGTTCTGAAATCGCAGTAGCCTTGGTGCATCACCCGGTTCTCACCCGTTCGGGCGAGACAGGCACTACTGCGATCACCTCCATTGATGTGCACGATTTCGCACGAAGTTGTGCCTTTTATGATATTGCCCCCGTTTATCTTGTGCATCCGGCTGATGGCATGCACGCACTGATCCACGATATGACCGACTACTATTTGAACGGTGCCGGGGGCGAACGCAATCCGGCCCGCCGCGAAGTGCTGCAGGCTGTTCGTTGTGTCAAATCACTTGCTGATATCGAGGGGCTGGGTGAGTACAAGCTCTGGTATACATCGGCGACCCCGCCGGAAGGTGCGATAGTTGATCCTGCCGATATACCGAAAATGGGCGGAAAACATCTGATTGTATTCGGAACCGGCTGGGGTCTGGATGCAGAAAAGATGCCGGATGCAAATGGATGGTTGTCACCGATAGAAGGTATCGGTAAAGTGCGCCACCTTTCTGTACGGGCTGCCTTGGCGATTTATCTGGATCGACTTGGAAAACGTTGA
- the rplS gene encoding 50S ribosomal protein L19: MRALDDVTKDQLRDDIPSFREGDTVRVNVRLIDFKDTKQGVVRTERLQAYEGVVIARHNNGISSSFTVRKISNGVGVERVFPLHSPMLESIKVVRHGRVRRAKLYYLRELRGKAARIRERRY, from the coding sequence ATGCGTGCACTGGATGATGTAACTAAAGATCAGCTGCGTGATGATATTCCGTCTTTTCGTGAAGGCGATACCGTCCGCGTAAACGTACGTCTTATCGATTTCAAGGACACCAAGCAGGGTGTGGTCAGGACCGAGCGTCTGCAGGCCTATGAGGGTGTTGTTATCGCCCGCCACAACAATGGTATCTCCAGCAGCTTCACTGTTCGTAAGATCTCTAACGGTGTTGGCGTTGAGCGCGTATTTCCACTGCACTCACCCATGCTGGAGAGCATCAAGGTAGTTCGTCATGGCCGTGTTCGTCGTGCCAAGCTCTACTATCTGCGTGAACTGCGCGGTAAGGCAGCTCGTATCCGCGAGCGTCGTTACTAA
- a CDS encoding two-component system sensor histidine kinase NtrB has protein sequence MPHTQTNLNSLLSVLSKLHDGVILTNSKLNITFANHAAHEIFGYSPRELIGANISDLIPEEHRAHHQHLTDTYMHNPVPRLMNPSMRLEGTNRTGETIPLIVSLDPIETESETMILVLIRDIRTVVRMETELFHARKLETIGKTAAGIIHDLKNVLHIINSSNYFAKKDSSGNALKYLDDIDTQTQVANNMLTSLLNYLRHGNPAAKRINLGDSLKALEPVARSLLPKRVEFNVEAGDEHLHVHSTSTSIEQVLLNLLFNAGDAIANATQPKVTVSLMKEKGSGNAILSVADNGCGMSDKVKANLFQAFFTTKESKGTGLGLASVYGAVVDIGGQIEVESNEGMGTTFFISLPTVA, from the coding sequence TTGCCCCACACACAAACGAATCTTAACAGCCTGCTGTCGGTTTTAAGCAAGCTTCATGACGGCGTCATTCTCACCAACAGTAAATTGAACATCACCTTTGCCAACCATGCCGCCCATGAGATCTTCGGTTATTCGCCTCGAGAACTCATCGGCGCCAATATCTCCGACCTCATTCCAGAGGAGCACAGGGCCCACCATCAGCATCTCACCGATACCTACATGCACAACCCTGTCCCGAGACTTATGAACCCCTCGATGCGACTTGAGGGCACCAACCGGACAGGAGAAACGATTCCACTCATTGTAAGCCTTGATCCGATTGAGACTGAATCGGAAACAATGATCTTGGTTCTGATTCGTGATATTCGCACCGTCGTGCGCATGGAGACGGAGCTTTTCCATGCCAGAAAGCTGGAAACGATTGGAAAGACCGCAGCAGGCATCATCCATGACCTGAAGAATGTCCTTCACATCATCAACAGTTCGAATTACTTCGCAAAAAAGGATTCATCCGGCAACGCCCTGAAATACCTCGATGATATCGATACCCAGACACAGGTTGCCAACAATATGCTGACTTCACTGTTGAACTACCTGCGCCATGGAAACCCTGCAGCGAAGCGCATCAATCTTGGCGACAGCCTGAAGGCGCTTGAACCAGTTGCAAGATCCCTCCTCCCCAAGAGGGTGGAGTTTAATGTGGAGGCCGGAGATGAACACCTCCATGTCCACTCAACTTCGACCTCTATCGAGCAAGTGCTACTGAACCTTCTTTTCAATGCAGGCGATGCAATAGCAAACGCCACCCAGCCGAAAGTCACTGTATCGCTGATGAAAGAAAAAGGGAGCGGGAATGCCATCCTGAGCGTCGCTGATAACGGATGCGGCATGAGTGACAAAGTGAAGGCCAATCTATTCCAGGCCTTCTTCACCACCAAGGAGAGCAAAGGAACCGGACTAGGGCTTGCCAGCGTTTATGGGGCCGTAGTCGACATAGGCGGTCAAATCGAGGTGGAAAGCAATGAGGGCATGGGAACAACATTTTTCATCTCGCTACCCACTGTAGCGTAA
- the purL gene encoding phosphoribosylformylglycinamidine synthase — protein MTEPDIHTRIITLKGKGALSDFRRDKLLNQLAEIGLPSAEIRAEFIHIAEVKEGWGEADTHRLAELLNDSPELFADHVADNLFIVVPRIGTISPWSSKATDIAGLCGLDTLVRLERGVVYHIAGIPHDQHGEVAALLHDRMTESVLDDADDLARLFAHHAPAPLETVDVLGGGRAALEAANRALGLALAEDEIDYLLENFKRLERNPSDAELMMFAQANSEHCRHKIFNADWVIDGEEQDRSLFAMIRNTHQLHPEGTLVAYSDNSSVIKGAKAKRFYPDQGRHYKAHDDDTHILMKVETHNHPTAISPFAGAATGSGGEIRDEGATGIGSKPKAGLCGFSVSNLRIPGFEQPWEADFGKPDRIVSALDIMIEGPIGAAAFNNEFGRPNLSGYFRTYEQQVKGELRGYHKPIMIAGGVGNIDARHVYKKEVPVGSLIIQLGGPAMLIGLGGGAASSMDTGANAESLDFDSVQRGNPEMERRCQEVLDRCWQMGDSNPILFIHDIGAGGLSNAVPELIDDAGRGGWVDLRAVHNMEPGMSPMQVWCNEAQERYMLAIAPESRDLFTEICERERCLFAVLGEATEERKLTVNDPEFGNKPVDLPLNVLLGKPPKMTRDVVHTDAKHESLSLSGIDLKEAAHRVLRLPAVASKEFLITIGDRSITGLVARDQMVGKWQVPVADVAVTATDYTHYTGEAMCMGERTPIAVLDAPASGRMAIGEALTNIAAAPIAAIGDVKLSANWMAACGHEGEDARLYDTVKAVGMELCPALGISIPVGKDSLSMKSVWQDGSEKREMFSPLSLIISAFAPVTDIRKTLTPELKLDQGDTDLILLDLGDGKHRLGGSALAQVYGKTGEEVPDVDDAALLKAFFEGVQQLNSEGLLLAYHDRSDGGLFATLAEMAFAARTGLKIHLETLMGDAGGEELQVLFSEELGGVVQIRRSDRERVLAILANIGLAHVAHIIGHPRTDGRVVMACHEQMLFDEHVQSLQQVWAETSFRMQALRDNPACAEEAFESIANTEAMGLFAELTFAPSDDICAPFIGGEKPKMAVLREQGVNGQVEMAAAFDRAGFDCVDVHMSDIIAGRTDLSLFQGLVACGGFSFGDVLGAGRGWANSVMFNARARDQFDAFFHRSDTFALGVCNGCQMMSGLKSIIPGAENWPSFERNRSEQFEARLLQVEVLDSPSIFLDGMAGSRLPLVVAHGEGRAQFSSEQQHNSALASLRYLGPDGGPATSYPYNPNGSPDGLTGFTTADGRFTIMMPHPERLFRSVQHSWQPEGLGEDGPWMRMFRNARKWAD, from the coding sequence ATGACCGAACCAGATATCCATACCCGCATCATTACTCTCAAAGGCAAGGGCGCACTCTCAGACTTCCGGCGTGACAAGCTACTGAATCAGCTTGCAGAAATTGGATTGCCCAGCGCCGAGATCCGGGCCGAATTTATCCATATTGCCGAAGTAAAAGAGGGGTGGGGTGAAGCGGATACGCATCGCCTGGCCGAGCTTCTGAATGATTCCCCTGAGTTGTTTGCGGATCATGTTGCCGACAATCTCTTCATCGTCGTGCCGCGTATCGGTACGATCAGCCCCTGGTCATCAAAGGCGACCGATATTGCCGGGCTCTGCGGGCTCGACACGCTGGTGCGGCTTGAGCGCGGTGTTGTCTACCACATTGCAGGCATCCCGCACGATCAGCATGGTGAAGTTGCCGCACTGCTGCACGATCGCATGACCGAGTCGGTGCTCGACGATGCCGATGATCTTGCCCGCCTCTTTGCTCATCATGCGCCTGCACCGCTGGAGACGGTTGATGTGCTGGGGGGCGGCCGCGCTGCGCTGGAGGCTGCAAACAGGGCCCTTGGCCTGGCACTGGCCGAGGATGAGATCGACTACCTGCTGGAGAATTTCAAGCGACTTGAGCGAAACCCGAGCGATGCCGAATTGATGATGTTTGCTCAGGCCAATTCAGAGCATTGCCGGCACAAGATATTCAATGCCGACTGGGTTATCGATGGTGAAGAACAGGATCGCTCGCTCTTCGCAATGATCCGCAACACCCACCAGCTTCATCCTGAGGGGACGCTGGTTGCCTACAGTGACAACTCCTCGGTGATCAAAGGTGCGAAAGCTAAGCGTTTCTATCCCGATCAGGGTCGCCACTATAAGGCGCATGATGATGACACCCATATCCTGATGAAGGTGGAGACGCATAATCATCCGACTGCGATCTCCCCGTTTGCAGGCGCGGCTACGGGTTCCGGCGGTGAGATTCGCGACGAGGGGGCAACCGGTATCGGTTCCAAGCCGAAAGCGGGGTTGTGCGGATTCTCCGTGTCCAACCTGCGTATTCCAGGTTTTGAGCAGCCGTGGGAGGCCGATTTCGGCAAGCCGGACAGAATCGTCTCTGCACTGGATATCATGATCGAAGGGCCGATTGGAGCCGCTGCCTTTAACAATGAATTCGGGCGCCCCAACCTCTCAGGCTATTTCCGGACCTATGAGCAGCAGGTGAAGGGTGAACTGCGCGGCTATCACAAGCCGATTATGATTGCCGGCGGTGTCGGTAATATTGATGCCCGCCATGTCTACAAGAAAGAGGTGCCTGTTGGCAGCCTGATTATCCAGCTTGGCGGCCCTGCCATGCTGATCGGCCTTGGCGGCGGAGCGGCTTCGAGCATGGACACCGGCGCCAATGCAGAGTCACTCGACTTTGATTCGGTGCAGCGCGGTAACCCTGAGATGGAGCGCCGTTGCCAGGAGGTGCTCGACCGCTGCTGGCAGATGGGAGACAGCAATCCGATCCTCTTTATCCACGATATCGGTGCCGGAGGGCTCTCCAATGCGGTGCCGGAGTTGATTGATGATGCCGGTCGAGGAGGCTGGGTTGATTTGCGTGCCGTACACAATATGGAGCCGGGCATGAGCCCGATGCAGGTCTGGTGCAATGAGGCGCAGGAGCGCTATATGCTGGCTATCGCACCGGAGTCGCGCGATCTCTTCACCGAGATATGCGAGCGTGAGCGCTGTCTTTTCGCAGTGCTGGGAGAGGCAACAGAGGAGCGCAAGCTTACCGTCAACGATCCTGAGTTCGGCAACAAGCCGGTTGATCTGCCGCTAAATGTGCTGCTCGGGAAGCCGCCGAAAATGACCCGCGATGTGGTACACACTGATGCGAAGCATGAGTCGCTGAGCCTGAGTGGGATTGATCTGAAAGAGGCGGCGCATCGTGTACTGCGTTTGCCTGCCGTGGCGAGCAAGGAGTTTTTGATCACCATCGGTGACCGTTCGATTACCGGTCTTGTCGCCCGCGACCAGATGGTTGGGAAGTGGCAGGTGCCTGTAGCTGATGTGGCGGTCACTGCCACCGATTACACCCACTATACTGGTGAAGCGATGTGCATGGGCGAGCGCACGCCCATTGCGGTGCTTGATGCGCCGGCTTCCGGACGTATGGCGATCGGTGAGGCACTGACCAATATTGCGGCTGCCCCGATTGCAGCGATCGGCGATGTGAAGCTTTCCGCCAACTGGATGGCCGCCTGCGGCCACGAGGGTGAAGATGCCCGTCTTTATGACACCGTGAAAGCGGTAGGCATGGAGCTTTGCCCTGCACTCGGCATCTCTATACCCGTCGGAAAGGATTCACTGTCGATGAAATCGGTATGGCAGGATGGCAGTGAAAAGCGGGAGATGTTTTCACCGCTCTCCCTGATTATCTCCGCATTCGCTCCCGTAACCGATATCCGTAAAACATTAACGCCAGAGCTGAAGCTGGACCAGGGCGATACGGATCTGATTCTGCTTGATCTTGGCGATGGCAAGCACCGTCTTGGAGGCTCGGCCCTTGCTCAGGTGTACGGCAAGACCGGTGAGGAGGTTCCGGATGTTGATGATGCAGCGCTGCTGAAGGCCTTCTTCGAGGGTGTCCAGCAGCTCAACAGTGAAGGCTTGCTGCTTGCCTATCACGACCGCTCAGATGGCGGCCTGTTTGCAACGCTGGCCGAGATGGCCTTTGCGGCCCGAACAGGGTTGAAGATTCACCTGGAAACCCTGATGGGCGATGCAGGCGGGGAGGAGCTTCAGGTACTCTTCTCTGAGGAGCTTGGAGGCGTGGTCCAGATTCGCCGTTCCGACCGCGAGCGTGTTCTGGCCATTTTGGCCAATATCGGACTTGCGCATGTGGCTCATATTATCGGTCACCCGCGTACCGATGGCAGGGTTGTCATGGCATGTCACGAGCAGATGCTGTTCGATGAACATGTGCAGTCACTGCAGCAGGTGTGGGCTGAAACCAGCTTCCGCATGCAGGCGCTTCGCGACAATCCGGCCTGTGCAGAAGAGGCGTTTGAGTCGATTGCCAACACCGAAGCCATGGGGCTGTTTGCCGAGCTTACCTTTGCTCCTTCAGATGATATCTGTGCCCCGTTTATTGGCGGGGAAAAGCCCAAAATGGCAGTGCTCAGGGAGCAGGGTGTGAACGGGCAGGTTGAGATGGCGGCCGCGTTTGATCGCGCCGGTTTCGACTGCGTTGATGTGCATATGTCAGATATTATTGCCGGACGTACTGATCTGTCACTGTTTCAGGGGCTTGTGGCATGTGGAGGTTTCTCCTTTGGTGATGTGCTTGGTGCCGGACGTGGCTGGGCCAACTCGGTGATGTTCAATGCAAGGGCACGTGATCAGTTCGATGCTTTCTTCCACCGCAGCGACACCTTTGCGCTCGGTGTCTGTAATGGCTGCCAGATGATGAGCGGCCTGAAATCTATTATTCCGGGGGCTGAAAACTGGCCGAGCTTCGAGCGCAACCGCTCTGAACAGTTTGAAGCACGCCTGCTGCAGGTGGAGGTGCTGGATTCGCCTTCGATTTTCCTCGATGGTATGGCCGGATCCAGGCTGCCGCTGGTGGTGGCACATGGCGAAGGCCGCGCTCAGTTCAGCTCTGAACAGCAGCACAACAGCGCGCTTGCCTCACTGCGCTATCTCGGCCCGGATGGTGGCCCTGCCACGAGTTATCCGTACAATCCGAACGGCTCTCCCGATGGGCTGACCGGCTTCACTACAGCAGACGGTCGATTCACGATTATGATGCCGCACCCGGAGCGACTCTTCCGCAGCGTGCAGCATTCGTGGCAGCCTGAAGGCTTGGGCGAGGATGGTCCCTGGATGCGCATGTTCCGCAATGCCCGCAAGTGGGCAGATTAA